Sequence from the Methanosarcina siciliae T4/M genome:
TCTGGGAATCATTATCAACGAACTTGTCTCCAATGCCCTGAAATACGCCTTCCCTGCAGGAAGAAGAGGGGAAATCCGGATAAAACTCTGCCGGAAGGAGATCAGTGAAAATAAAAACATAGATGAGATCATAAGTAATAATTATAGAGGGAGTTCAATTAAGAACAGTTACCTTTATTTACTGGTTGTTTCGGACAACGGGTTGGGTTTTCCTGAAAACGTCGACTTCAAGAACACGGATTCTCTGGGCCTGCAGCTGGTAAATATCCTTGTAGAACAGCTGGAGGGTACAATCGAAATGGAGACTAACGGAGGAACTACATTCAGGATCAGTTTCACGGAAACCGAATAAGGAACCCGGTATAAACAAAAAGAGCATGCAGATGATAGTGAAAGTGCAGTGGAAGTACTATAACGGTCATCCTGCAGACTAAAAAACTTACTTGAATATCCCAAAAAGGTTATCATTTTAAGTCTTTTTTGTCCCCGGAAGGTACACATTTTGGTCATAACGTTTCAAGACTATACTTAGTTCACACTTTGGCCATAACTATCGGAATATTTATCTTTCTCCTTTCTACTCTTTCAAGTTTTAAAAGTAACTGCCTAAAAAAGTGAAGCCTAAATTAATATATAAATACCATCCAGCCCATCTAGTTATAACAGGGGGTACTTATAATGCCAAGAGTTATTCATTTCGAGATACGTGCGGAAGATATTGAAAGGGCAAAAAAGTTCTATGAGGATGTGTTCGGCTGGAAGATAGAGAAGTGGGAAGGTCCCATAGAATACTGGAACATAACAACAGGTAAACAAGAAGAGCCAGGAATCAATGGTGGTATGATGAGAAGGCAGGTAGGAGGACCGGGCGCAGACACTCCGATTAGCACCTATATCTGCACAATAGACGTCCCGGACATCGATAAATACCTGAATCAGATACAGAAGCACGGAGGCAAAGTGACTGGAGAAAAGAGACCCATACCCGGTGTAGGCTGGCTTGCATATTGTCTCGACACAGAAAAAAATATATTCGGGATAATGCAGCCTGATATGAGTGCCAGATAACCTATTCTTCATTTATGTATTTATTTCTTAATTTATTTGTCAAAACCTCCTATCAGATCAGGCCTCAATTTCCAGGCTTAATTGGAAGCTTTTCTCTTTCTTTTCCTTAGTCTTAAACTTTTGATACTCCCTCTCCAGCAATCCCGCAGCCAGCACGCAAGCCAGAAAATCCGAAATGGGAAAAGCAGCCCACACTCCGTCCAGTCCGTAAAATCTCGGCAGGACCAGCACCAGAGGCAGCAGGAACAGGAGCTGCCTTGCAAGAGACAGGAAAAAAGCGGGTTTTGGTTTTCCAAGGGCCTGAAACACGGTTGTGCCTACAAGCTGGAAACCTATGAAGGGCAGGATAAGCACCACAATCCGCATGGCTCGGGCTCCTGCGGCTGTGAGTTCAGGATCAGGGCTGAAGATATGGATGATTGGAGCCGGAAAGAGAAACATGACCAGAAACCCGGGGAGGGAGAAGAGAGTGCTGACTTTCAGGGCGACCTTAACGGATTCGATCACTCTTGAAAACTGTTTTGCACCATAGTTATAGCCCACTATGGGCTGGAGGCCGAAGGAAATCCCGAGCATCGGCAGGAAGATTAGCAGGAGCAGGCGGTGGATGATCCCGAAGGCTGCAATTGAGACGTCTCCTCCGTAGGTTGCAAGGGCGTTGTTTACAAAAATCATCATGACACTGTTTGAAGCTTCAACAATAAAGGGACCGATGCCTATTGCCACCACTTCTTTTGAGATGGCGGAGTCCGGGACCGGAAATCCAGGCTTGAAGGCAACCGAGCCTTTTCCGGCAAGGAAGTAACGCAATAAGAAGACAGTGGATACAAGCTGGGCAAGAACCGTTGCAACAGCAGCTCCCCTTACTCCCATGTCAAGTCCGAAAATGAAAACCGGATCAAGCACAATATTCAACCCGGCTCCTAAAAGCATTCCGAACATTGCATAACGGGCGTTGCCCTCGGCTCTTACAAGGTCTTCGGCTGCGATCCCGAGAGTAAAAACAACCGAACCTGCCATTATTATTTCAAGGTAACTCCGTGCATAGGGCATAATCCCTGGAGTTGCTCCGAAAAGTTTCAGCAGCGGCTCTATGAAGGAAAGCCCTATAAGGGAGTAAGCAAGCCCGAGAAAAACTCCCAGGAAAAACACGGTCCCAAGGGCTTTTTCAGCCCTATGAAGTTCTTTAGACCCGAGGGCCCTTGAAACTATCGAAGACCCTCCTACTCCGAGCCCGATTGCAACTCCCATTGCCAGCATGTGGATCGGAAAAGCTATCACAAGCCCTCCAATGCCGGAAACGCTTTCTTCCCCGAGAGCCCTGCCAACGAAGATAGTGTCGACTATGTTGTAAAAAGCATAAACAAGCATCCCGATTATGGAAGGGGCTGAGAGCTTGAAAAGAAGTTTACCCATTTTTTCAGTGCCCAGAAAGCTGCTGTGTTCGCGTATCCCGGTCCTCTCCTACCTGCAATTTTTATAGGGTGAACTTTAACGGTGTTTTCTTCAGGGTAATTTCGGGGAAATTTCGAGAGAAATTTCGAGGGAAATTTGCAGGTTCTTCCAGGTCTGAAAAGTATAAAGCAGTTTCCAATAAAAACGCACAAGCAGTTTCCAAAAAAAACACACATGAAATCCTTGGAATAACATGCCCAAAAAATGAAAGTCCTTTTCACTTACCTTTTTTGTATATTAACTCCATCATTCCCTTTGGACAGGAAGGTTGTTTTCTCTCTGGCTCTTCGAAGCCGTCAAAAAATTAACCATTGAATTGCCATCGAAGGCCAAAATGTGACTTTTGGGTCCCTATTCATGATTCCTTGATAAAACATCTGTCTCTTATCGTTG
This genomic interval carries:
- a CDS encoding VOC family protein, which produces MPRVIHFEIRAEDIERAKKFYEDVFGWKIEKWEGPIEYWNITTGKQEEPGINGGMMRRQVGGPGADTPISTYICTIDVPDIDKYLNQIQKHGGKVTGEKRPIPGVGWLAYCLDTEKNIFGIMQPDMSAR
- a CDS encoding MATE family efflux transporter, whose product is MGKLLFKLSAPSIIGMLVYAFYNIVDTIFVGRALGEESVSGIGGLVIAFPIHMLAMGVAIGLGVGGSSIVSRALGSKELHRAEKALGTVFFLGVFLGLAYSLIGLSFIEPLLKLFGATPGIMPYARSYLEIIMAGSVVFTLGIAAEDLVRAEGNARYAMFGMLLGAGLNIVLDPVFIFGLDMGVRGAAVATVLAQLVSTVFLLRYFLAGKGSVAFKPGFPVPDSAISKEVVAIGIGPFIVEASNSVMMIFVNNALATYGGDVSIAAFGIIHRLLLLIFLPMLGISFGLQPIVGYNYGAKQFSRVIESVKVALKVSTLFSLPGFLVMFLFPAPIIHIFSPDPELTAAGARAMRIVVLILPFIGFQLVGTTVFQALGKPKPAFFLSLARQLLFLLPLVLVLPRFYGLDGVWAAFPISDFLACVLAAGLLEREYQKFKTKEKKEKSFQLSLEIEA